One genomic segment of Hordeum vulgare subsp. vulgare chromosome 2H, MorexV3_pseudomolecules_assembly, whole genome shotgun sequence includes these proteins:
- the LOC123427460 gene encoding uncharacterized protein LOC123427460 isoform X2: MRWGEGPNTTPTLPRHDSSLPIHGQTSQPYLPTRGIRMPEENRWAETSEGAQSYNSGQEINDPSWGDEHTQRGVQKEILTETHDTQCTLPRMINDFFGQDVIGPSYINSESQPFTYNLESSSQYGFQTPPPMHESQTQEHEGQYGRGLREHRPPDRLSPSGRRARPAGRRRIG; encoded by the exons ATGCGGTGGGGAGAGGGTCCTAATACTACGCCGACACTTCCACGACATGACTCGTCTCTACCAATACATGGGCAGACATCACAG CCATATCTGCCCACGCGAGGGATTAGGATGCCCGAGGAGAATCGTTGGGCTGAGACAAGCGAGGGAGCACAAAGCTACAACAGCGGTCAG GAAATTAATGATCCATCATGGGGAGATGAACATACCCAGCGTGGCGTACAGAAAGAAATACTCACAGAAACCCATGATACTCAATGCACGCTCCCAAGAATGATAAATGATTTTTTCGGGCAGGACGTTATTGGTCCATCTTATATCAATTCTGAGTCACAGCCATTCACCTACAATTTAgaatcatcatctcaatatggattTCAGACTCCACCACCTATGCATGAGTCGCAGACACAGGAACACGAGGGACAGTACGGTCGTGGTCTTCGTGAACACAGACCCCCTGATCGATTGTCACCCTCCGGTCGTCGGGCAAGGCCAGCTGGTCGTCGTCGCATAGGGTGA
- the LOC123427460 gene encoding uncharacterized protein LOC123427460 isoform X1: MRWGEGPNTTPTLPRHDSSLPIHGQTSQVNAPDLGSTPEQTHFVEQDAYTAYGAHTQGSQPYLPTRGIRMPEENRWAETSEGAQSYNSGQEINDPSWGDEHTQRGVQKEILTETHDTQCTLPRMINDFFGQDVIGPSYINSESQPFTYNLESSSQYGFQTPPPMHESQTQEHEGQYGRGLREHRPPDRLSPSGRRARPAGRRRIG; this comes from the exons ATGCGGTGGGGAGAGGGTCCTAATACTACGCCGACACTTCCACGACATGACTCGTCTCTACCAATACATGGGCAGACATCACAGGTAAATGCTCCAGATTTAGGTTCGACGCCCGAACAGACTCATTTCGTGGAGCAGGATGCATATACAGCATATGGCGCACACACTCAAGGATCTCAGCCATATCTGCCCACGCGAGGGATTAGGATGCCCGAGGAGAATCGTTGGGCTGAGACAAGCGAGGGAGCACAAAGCTACAACAGCGGTCAG GAAATTAATGATCCATCATGGGGAGATGAACATACCCAGCGTGGCGTACAGAAAGAAATACTCACAGAAACCCATGATACTCAATGCACGCTCCCAAGAATGATAAATGATTTTTTCGGGCAGGACGTTATTGGTCCATCTTATATCAATTCTGAGTCACAGCCATTCACCTACAATTTAgaatcatcatctcaatatggattTCAGACTCCACCACCTATGCATGAGTCGCAGACACAGGAACACGAGGGACAGTACGGTCGTGGTCTTCGTGAACACAGACCCCCTGATCGATTGTCACCCTCCGGTCGTCGGGCAAGGCCAGCTGGTCGTCGTCGCATAGGGTGA
- the LOC123427461 gene encoding acyl-coenzyme A thioesterase 13: MAPQPEEAPKPSPEESREWTMRFLRALGVDASLPASAERPGAHSALVRALLSSATVSSSPAPRVSCTLTVSSAATNAYNTLHGGAVAAVAEAVGMACARAAAGDKEMFLGELSTAYLSAARLDSEVEVEGLILRKGRSVVVTTVEFRLKDSKKLCYTSRATFYIMPVASL; the protein is encoded by the exons ATGGCACCCCAGCCGGAGGAGGCGCCCAAGCCTTCGCCAGAGGAGTCTCGCGAGTGGACGATGCGGTTCCTCCGAGCCCTGGGAGTGGACGCGTCCCTCCCGGCCTCGGCGGAGCGCCCCGGCGCCCACTCCGCCCTCGTCCGCGCGCTCCTGTCCTCCGCCACCgtctcctcctcccccgcgccgcGCGTCTCCTGCACCCTCACCGTCTCGTCCGCCGCAACT AACGCCTACAACACGCTCCACGGCGGCGCGGTGGCGGCCGTCGCGGAGGCCGTCGGGATGGCGTGCGCGCGTGCTGCGGCGGGGGATAAGGAGATGTTCCTCGGCGAGCTCAGCACCGCGTAtctctccgccgcccgcctcgat tctgaagtggaagtagaagggcTGATACTGAGGAAGGGCAGATCTGTTGTGGTTACTACAGTTGAGTTTCGGCTCAAGGACAGCAAGAAGCTCTGCTACACATCTCGAGCCACCTTCTACATCATGCCTGTGGCAAGCCTGTAA